From a region of the Corallococcus coralloides DSM 2259 genome:
- a CDS encoding DUF2934 domain-containing protein, with the protein MARQNAQKSQPNPAPKAAPERTEDKKPVATASAPTSKTAAPTQEQIARRAYEIFQARGGTHGNPEHDWHQAERELRLGRQ; encoded by the coding sequence ATGGCCCGTCAGAACGCGCAGAAGTCGCAGCCGAACCCGGCCCCCAAGGCCGCGCCGGAGCGCACCGAGGACAAGAAGCCGGTGGCCACGGCGAGCGCGCCCACGAGCAAGACCGCCGCGCCCACGCAGGAGCAGATTGCCCGTCGCGCCTACGAAATCTTCCAGGCCCGGGGCGGCACGCACGGCAACCCCGAGCACGACTGGCACCAGGCTGAGCGCGAGCTGCGGCTCGGCCGTCAGTAG
- the mutY gene encoding A/G-specific adenine glycosylase, whose product MSPRKRTDSAALPAPVSPERHAAIHGPLLSWYDRNKRDLPWRRTRDPYAIWLSEVMLQQTQVSTVIPYWERFLARFPTVKALASAPLDDVLSGWKGLGYYSRARNLHRAAQEVVERFGGKLPSTAEELLTLPGFGRYTAGAVASIAFGEEAPIVDGNVARVLSRLFEVEGLPGDRDREATLWALASALVKGQRPGDFNQALMEHGATVCRPESPLCLLCPVRDGCIAFKKGRVDELPPAKVRAAPRKLFLALAVWPHAGTLLFARRADKGLFGGLWELPAVEVEEDTSEAEATERLATTLGAPLTLEGTLDSVRRQLTHRDLTLRLLRVTGDKRPTKSAAFQDLRWCTPQEAEALGMSTAMQRALDAVLGHGVLGGDAAPAKKKTASRPARKAAGR is encoded by the coding sequence ATGAGCCCACGCAAGCGCACCGACAGCGCGGCACTCCCCGCCCCCGTCTCCCCTGAACGCCACGCCGCCATTCATGGTCCGCTGCTCTCCTGGTACGACCGGAACAAGCGCGACCTGCCCTGGCGCCGCACGCGCGACCCGTACGCCATCTGGCTCAGCGAGGTCATGCTCCAGCAGACGCAGGTGTCCACGGTCATCCCGTACTGGGAGCGTTTCCTCGCGCGCTTTCCCACGGTGAAGGCCCTGGCCTCCGCGCCCCTGGACGACGTGCTCTCCGGGTGGAAGGGGCTGGGCTACTACTCCCGCGCGCGCAACCTGCACCGGGCCGCGCAGGAGGTGGTGGAGCGCTTCGGAGGGAAGCTCCCATCCACGGCGGAGGAGCTGCTCACCCTGCCCGGCTTCGGGCGCTACACCGCCGGGGCCGTGGCCTCCATCGCCTTTGGCGAGGAAGCTCCCATCGTGGATGGCAACGTGGCGCGCGTGCTGTCGCGCCTCTTCGAGGTGGAGGGCCTGCCCGGGGACCGCGACCGCGAGGCCACGCTCTGGGCGCTGGCCTCCGCGCTGGTGAAGGGTCAGAGGCCCGGAGACTTCAACCAGGCGCTGATGGAGCACGGCGCCACGGTGTGCCGGCCGGAGTCACCGCTGTGCCTGTTGTGCCCCGTGCGCGACGGGTGCATCGCGTTCAAGAAGGGCCGCGTGGACGAGCTGCCTCCGGCCAAGGTGCGCGCCGCGCCCCGCAAGCTGTTCCTGGCGCTGGCCGTGTGGCCGCACGCGGGCACGCTCCTCTTCGCACGTCGCGCGGACAAGGGCCTCTTTGGCGGCCTGTGGGAGCTGCCCGCCGTGGAGGTGGAGGAGGACACGTCCGAAGCGGAGGCGACGGAGCGGCTGGCGACGACGCTGGGCGCGCCGCTCACGCTGGAGGGCACGCTGGACAGCGTGCGCCGGCAGCTCACCCACCGCGACCTCACGCTGCGGCTGCTGCGCGTGACGGGCGACAAGCGCCCCACGAAGTCCGCGGCGTTCCAGGACCTGCGCTGGTGCACGCCGCAGGAAGCAGAGGCGCTGGGCATGAGCACCGCGATGCAGCGCGCGCTCGATGCCGTGCTGGGGCACGGAGTGTTGGGAGGCGACGCCGCGCCCGCGAAGAAGAAGACGGCGAGCCGCCCTGCCCGGAAGGCGGCCGGCCGCTGA
- a CDS encoding PD-(D/E)XK nuclease family protein codes for MARPPITNDFSWSKSRHEKFSECLRAYYLYYYRSWGGWEAEAAKDVRELYVLKKLHNRYTWAGSIVHEALKDVLLDWRAGRDVDPAKVEARTHKLMQDDFRHSRSKAYWTTKYRKPFTGLAEHEYAEDVPNESWKQNFETVRNALTWFFQSRWPTVAKGLKPAQWLEVDAGFDFAHFVMDGVKTFAIPDFAYVDAEGSVVVVDWKTGRSREGYDEQVLGYALYIAQRYRYPLEKVRASLVYLNEGLEHDVTVDPSAMDSFRQHFARSVEGMRALLKDPATNTPKEPEAFPQTGNLDACARCVFRRPCGREPAVAQARPRVA; via the coding sequence ATGGCCCGCCCTCCCATCACCAACGACTTCTCCTGGTCCAAGAGCCGCCACGAGAAGTTCTCCGAGTGCCTCCGGGCCTACTACCTCTACTACTACCGCTCCTGGGGCGGTTGGGAGGCGGAGGCGGCGAAGGACGTGCGCGAGCTCTACGTCCTCAAGAAGCTGCACAACCGCTACACCTGGGCGGGCAGCATCGTGCACGAGGCCCTCAAGGACGTGCTGCTGGACTGGCGCGCCGGCCGTGACGTGGACCCCGCGAAGGTGGAGGCGCGCACGCACAAGCTGATGCAGGACGACTTCCGGCACTCGCGCTCCAAGGCCTACTGGACGACGAAGTACCGCAAGCCCTTCACCGGCCTCGCGGAGCACGAGTACGCCGAGGACGTCCCCAACGAGTCCTGGAAGCAGAACTTCGAAACGGTGCGCAACGCGCTGACCTGGTTCTTCCAGTCGCGCTGGCCCACGGTGGCGAAGGGGCTCAAGCCCGCGCAGTGGCTGGAGGTGGACGCGGGCTTCGACTTCGCCCACTTCGTCATGGACGGCGTGAAGACCTTCGCCATCCCGGACTTCGCCTACGTGGACGCCGAAGGCTCCGTCGTGGTGGTGGACTGGAAGACGGGCCGCTCGCGCGAGGGCTACGACGAGCAGGTGCTGGGCTACGCGCTCTACATCGCGCAGCGCTACCGCTACCCGCTGGAGAAGGTGCGCGCGTCGCTCGTGTACCTCAACGAGGGACTGGAGCACGACGTGACGGTGGATCCGTCCGCCATGGACTCCTTCCGCCAGCACTTCGCCCGGAGCGTGGAGGGGATGCGCGCGCTGCTCAAGGACCCTGCCACCAACACGCCGAAGGAGCCGGAGGCCTTCCCGCAGACGGGGAACCTGGACGCCTGCGCCCGCTGCGTCTTCCGCCGTCCGTGTGGCCGGGAGCCCGCGGTGGCGCAGGCCCGGCCCCGGGTCGCCTGA
- a CDS encoding tRNA threonylcarbamoyladenosine dehydratase gives MNPQPAPTPTAEPEAPPASPAASNTVEPAASLAKPFKLSRRFDRTARLLGDNAMERLANAHVVVFGLGGVGSFTAEGLVRSGVGRLTLVDHDDVCVTNTNRQLHATVKSVGKSKAELMAQRCQEINPQAKVEALREFYREELAETLLPAGRYDFVVDAIDNVKAKLHLLHRCVTLGLPVVSSMGAAGRLDPTAIRVEDLSETHMDPFAKDIRKLLKRKYGVETERHTGITAVYSIETRRQPVPLNYDDATDGFLCVCPQDNEFHTCDHRTQIDGSVAFVTSAFGMNAAGVVVRRLASAR, from the coding sequence ATGAACCCGCAGCCCGCCCCCACCCCCACCGCCGAGCCCGAGGCGCCCCCCGCCTCCCCGGCCGCTTCGAACACCGTCGAGCCCGCGGCCTCGCTGGCCAAGCCCTTCAAGCTTTCGCGCCGCTTCGACCGCACGGCGCGCCTGTTGGGCGACAACGCCATGGAGCGGCTGGCCAACGCGCACGTGGTGGTGTTCGGCCTGGGCGGCGTGGGCAGCTTCACCGCGGAGGGCCTGGTGCGCAGCGGCGTGGGCCGCCTCACGCTGGTGGACCACGACGACGTGTGCGTCACCAACACCAACCGCCAGCTGCACGCGACGGTGAAGTCGGTGGGCAAGTCGAAGGCGGAGCTGATGGCCCAGCGCTGCCAGGAGATCAACCCGCAGGCGAAGGTGGAGGCCCTGCGCGAGTTCTACCGCGAGGAGCTGGCGGAGACGCTCCTGCCCGCGGGCCGCTACGACTTCGTGGTGGACGCCATCGACAACGTGAAGGCGAAGCTGCACCTGTTGCACCGGTGCGTGACGCTGGGCCTGCCGGTGGTCAGCTCCATGGGCGCGGCGGGACGCCTGGACCCCACGGCCATCCGCGTGGAGGACCTGAGCGAGACGCACATGGACCCGTTCGCCAAGGACATCCGCAAGCTGCTCAAGCGCAAGTACGGCGTGGAGACGGAGCGCCACACGGGCATCACCGCCGTGTACTCCATCGAGACGCGCCGGCAGCCGGTGCCGCTCAACTACGACGACGCGACCGACGGCTTCCTGTGCGTCTGCCCGCAGGACAACGAGTTCCACACCTGCGACCACCGCACGCAGATTGACGGCAGCGTGGCGTTCGTCACCTCCGCCTTCGGCATGAACGCCGCGGGCGTGGTGGTGCGCCGGCTCGCTTCCGCGCGGTAG
- a CDS encoding TatD family hydrolase: MIDTHCHLDASRFDPDRDSVVARAWAAGLHGILIPAVGPDTWEPLLALPRKDARIQVGLGIHPQFLPDLPPEDDGAHLERLDALLSQGGAVAVGECGLDGPSLPGAPLERQLAVLRGHLALARKHGLPVLMHCHRLHPALMEFLKAEAWPEAGILMHSYSGGAELARFYIQKGCHFSFAGPVTWAEARKPLDALRVIPADRLVAETDSPDQAPTPFRGQRSEPGYLPHILAGMAHVLGEPVEALAQRTTENARRLFREAFPSPSR; the protein is encoded by the coding sequence ATGATCGACACGCACTGCCATCTGGACGCCTCGCGCTTCGACCCGGACCGCGACAGCGTTGTCGCGCGTGCCTGGGCCGCGGGCCTGCACGGCATCCTCATCCCCGCGGTGGGCCCGGACACGTGGGAGCCATTGCTCGCGCTGCCGCGAAAGGACGCGCGCATCCAGGTGGGGCTGGGCATCCATCCCCAGTTCCTGCCGGACCTGCCGCCGGAGGATGACGGCGCGCACCTGGAGCGGCTGGACGCGCTGCTGTCCCAGGGCGGCGCGGTGGCGGTGGGCGAGTGCGGCCTGGACGGCCCGTCCCTCCCTGGCGCCCCGCTGGAGCGGCAGCTGGCGGTGCTGCGCGGCCACCTGGCCCTGGCGCGCAAGCACGGGCTGCCGGTGCTGATGCACTGCCACCGGCTGCACCCGGCGCTGATGGAGTTCCTGAAGGCGGAAGCCTGGCCGGAGGCCGGCATCCTGATGCACAGCTACAGCGGCGGCGCGGAGCTGGCGCGCTTCTACATCCAGAAGGGCTGTCACTTCTCCTTCGCGGGCCCGGTGACGTGGGCGGAGGCGCGCAAGCCGCTGGACGCCCTGCGCGTGATTCCGGCGGACCGGCTGGTGGCGGAGACGGACTCGCCGGACCAGGCGCCCACGCCCTTCCGGGGACAGCGCTCCGAACCCGGCTACCTGCCCCACATCCTCGCGGGCATGGCGCACGTGCTGGGGGAGCCGGTGGAGGCGCTCGCCCAGCGGACGACCGAGAACGCCCGGCGCCTCTTCCGGGAAGCTTTCCCCTCCCCTTCGCGGTAG
- a CDS encoding TolB family protein: MTKRVVLGALFGALAVLGTGCGDECVDQFDCRDKGAAPAGQEWICNADNKCELQNLVLPPEEDAGTEEDAGTEVDAGAEVDAGTEVDAGTEDAGTEVDAGTDAGMNVAKGDACTASTDCMAGLRCEAATCQSLLIAVTGNDGGTRALVTEYDVPGMTSLSANGVASAYPRFGPDGAQVAFVQGDVTGAAGELAVRPVPLTADAPTVLTTGTAAGGARIRYMEWEPGSLIAWVRGSTGISTIAATGGSPAQATGNGTFPDWAPNGTDYAYSAAGNGIYVSTGGAAPAPLAGSPTSGEQPHYNRTTSQLLFLANPEGTTVNFGTEATPVLKLYSLPVTGGGDPKLLAGTSTRAVEGGSVDSYIANPNWSPDGKWVAYVRANFLLVNNAATLCGNVGAELCGTDRGNDIYVQGVDSSGGKLGEPVLFAENATLPSFSPDGRLVAYIFGGQLVVRAIDPATGAATGTAITHPKDTYTVLTSEGDDHRPRWQPR, from the coding sequence ATGACCAAGCGTGTGGTGTTGGGGGCGCTGTTCGGGGCACTGGCGGTGCTGGGCACGGGCTGTGGCGACGAGTGCGTCGATCAGTTCGACTGCCGTGACAAGGGCGCCGCCCCGGCGGGCCAGGAATGGATCTGCAACGCGGACAACAAGTGCGAGCTGCAGAACCTCGTGCTCCCGCCGGAAGAGGACGCCGGCACGGAAGAGGACGCGGGCACGGAGGTCGACGCGGGCGCCGAGGTCGACGCGGGCACGGAGGTCGACGCGGGCACCGAGGACGCCGGGACGGAAGTGGACGCCGGCACCGACGCGGGCATGAACGTGGCCAAGGGCGACGCGTGCACCGCGTCCACGGACTGCATGGCGGGTCTGCGCTGCGAGGCCGCCACCTGCCAGTCGCTCCTCATCGCCGTGACGGGCAACGACGGCGGCACGCGCGCGCTGGTGACGGAATACGACGTGCCGGGGATGACGTCGCTCAGCGCCAACGGCGTCGCCAGCGCCTACCCGCGCTTCGGCCCGGACGGCGCCCAGGTGGCCTTCGTGCAGGGTGACGTCACCGGCGCCGCGGGTGAGCTCGCGGTGCGCCCCGTGCCGCTCACGGCCGACGCGCCCACCGTGCTGACCACGGGCACGGCCGCTGGCGGTGCGCGCATCCGCTACATGGAGTGGGAGCCGGGCAGCCTCATCGCCTGGGTGCGCGGCAGCACGGGCATCTCCACCATCGCGGCGACGGGCGGCTCGCCCGCGCAGGCCACCGGCAACGGCACCTTCCCGGACTGGGCGCCCAACGGCACGGATTACGCGTACAGCGCCGCGGGCAACGGCATCTACGTCTCCACGGGCGGCGCCGCTCCGGCTCCGCTGGCGGGGTCGCCCACCTCGGGCGAGCAGCCGCACTACAACCGCACCACCTCGCAGCTGCTCTTCCTGGCCAACCCGGAAGGCACCACCGTGAACTTCGGCACGGAGGCCACCCCGGTGCTCAAGCTGTACTCGCTGCCGGTGACGGGCGGCGGCGACCCGAAGCTGCTCGCGGGCACCTCGACCCGGGCCGTGGAGGGCGGCTCGGTGGATTCGTACATCGCGAACCCGAACTGGTCGCCGGACGGCAAATGGGTGGCGTACGTGCGCGCGAACTTCCTGCTCGTCAACAACGCGGCCACGCTGTGCGGCAACGTTGGCGCGGAGCTGTGCGGCACCGACCGGGGCAACGACATCTACGTGCAGGGCGTGGACAGCTCGGGCGGGAAGCTGGGCGAGCCGGTGCTCTTCGCGGAGAACGCCACGCTGCCGTCGTTCTCCCCGGACGGCCGGCTCGTGGCCTACATCTTCGGTGGCCAGCTCGTCGTGCGGGCCATCGACCCGGCCACGGGCGCCGCGACCGGCACGGCCATCACCCACCCGAAGGACACGTACACGGTGCTGACGAGCGAGGGTGACGACCACCGCCCGCGCTGGCAGCCCCGCTAG
- a CDS encoding DHHA1 domain-containing protein, translating to MRVQVLFHDNCFDGAASAAVFTRFYRERVRADATFSYRGLAHKPGAEGIDPAVFTGDENVIVDFRYSQDARLTWWFDHHASAFQQPGDEPHFQRDTSGRKFHDPHRKSCTLYLADVARERFGWDASPLKDLLYWAEIIDGAQFPSPQMAVALEEPALRIMTVLEATKDDTLIPEVIRRMQTDSLADIAASPLIAAPLEPLLFKHQRNIDLVREKARYENGVVSFDLVDEGVDSLNKFIAYALYPDARYTLWVGKGASRAKVSLGSNPWKPETRKHDLSAIAGRYGGGGHPVVAAASFKADQADKARAAYQEILAELSGAR from the coding sequence ATGCGAGTCCAGGTCCTCTTCCACGACAACTGTTTCGACGGCGCGGCCAGCGCCGCGGTCTTCACCCGCTTCTACCGGGAGCGCGTGCGCGCGGACGCGACGTTCAGCTACCGGGGGCTGGCCCACAAGCCAGGGGCGGAGGGCATCGACCCGGCCGTCTTCACCGGCGACGAGAACGTCATCGTCGACTTCCGCTACAGCCAGGACGCGCGGCTCACCTGGTGGTTCGACCACCACGCCTCCGCCTTCCAGCAGCCCGGCGACGAGCCCCACTTCCAGCGCGACACCAGCGGCCGGAAGTTCCACGACCCGCACCGCAAGAGCTGCACGCTGTACCTGGCGGACGTGGCGCGCGAGCGCTTCGGCTGGGACGCGTCCCCGCTCAAGGACCTGCTGTACTGGGCGGAGATCATCGACGGCGCGCAGTTCCCCAGCCCCCAGATGGCGGTGGCGCTGGAGGAGCCCGCGCTGCGCATCATGACGGTGCTGGAGGCGACGAAGGACGACACGCTCATCCCGGAGGTCATCCGGCGCATGCAGACGGACAGCCTGGCGGACATCGCCGCGTCGCCCCTCATCGCCGCCCCGCTGGAGCCGCTGCTCTTTAAGCACCAGCGCAACATCGACCTCGTGCGCGAGAAGGCCCGGTACGAGAACGGCGTCGTCTCCTTCGACCTGGTGGACGAGGGCGTGGACAGCCTCAACAAGTTCATCGCGTACGCGCTCTATCCGGACGCGCGCTACACGCTGTGGGTGGGGAAGGGCGCGTCGCGCGCCAAGGTCTCGCTGGGCTCCAACCCGTGGAAGCCGGAGACGCGCAAGCACGACCTGTCCGCCATCGCCGGCCGCTACGGCGGGGGCGGTCATCCGGTGGTGGCCGCGGCGAGCTTCAAGGCGGATCAGGCCGACAAGGCCCGGGCCGCGTACCAGGAGATTCTCGCGGAGCTGTCCGGCGCGCGCTGA
- a CDS encoding Maf family protein — protein MSELILASTSSARRALMDGLGVPYRTEAPGVDEHVPADLPAEEAVRMLAVRKARAVQERHPDAWVLGADQLVEVGRDVLGKPQDRDAARAQLTRLLGNTHVIHTAVCLLGPGGHHSETAEDTRLTFFPVPAEELERYLDTGEWEGCAGSYRVEGRGQALLQKLEGDRTNVQGLPMLSVVRLLRQAGFDLFARP, from the coding sequence ATGAGCGAACTCATCCTGGCATCCACCTCCAGCGCGCGCCGGGCCTTGATGGACGGGCTGGGCGTGCCCTACCGCACCGAAGCCCCCGGCGTGGACGAGCACGTCCCCGCGGACCTGCCCGCCGAGGAGGCCGTGCGGATGCTCGCCGTGCGCAAGGCCCGCGCGGTGCAAGAGCGCCATCCTGACGCCTGGGTGCTGGGCGCGGATCAGCTGGTGGAGGTGGGCCGCGACGTGCTGGGCAAGCCCCAGGACCGGGACGCGGCGCGCGCGCAGCTGACGCGCCTGCTGGGGAACACCCACGTCATCCACACCGCCGTGTGCCTGCTGGGGCCGGGCGGCCACCACTCCGAGACGGCGGAGGACACGCGCCTCACGTTCTTCCCCGTGCCGGCGGAGGAGCTGGAGCGCTACCTGGACACCGGTGAGTGGGAGGGCTGCGCGGGCAGCTACCGCGTGGAGGGCCGCGGGCAGGCGCTGCTCCAGAAGCTGGAGGGCGACCGCACCAACGTGCAGGGGCTGCCCATGCTGTCGGTGGTGCGGCTCTTGCGGCAGGCGGGCTTCGACCTCTTCGCCCGCCCCTAG
- a CDS encoding metallopeptidase family protein, with protein sequence MSRRGLLAVCLLLLASCKRPPPADADAGTDAGALAEGPLDAGPHASLKTPETLPDDAVAEVHPLAVCDAKGGAPLDAARDYYDAGHYAEALSCAAQAAALEPDLAAAHAERGAALAALNREPEAQLAYARALAIDPGDADALLGAAHLYAVQLPSTRERDELGALYAERGLSQPSTPPELVPSLALVAAMAFNDLGQADQALDRAAIVLAREPGNAEAKYEKALALFELCRFREAKVAFASLLKDKDRAAHAHQHLGLLLERDGQWAKAEDHFQKARALEPEDFPPPPLPSPDEFKAQVTRALADLPADMRRDLEGVPVATEEIPSEDDLLANQPPLSPTILGLFRGPSLQEPCDGSETPCRSVALYRRNLARAVRTPEELREQIRVTLLHEIGHLRGEDDEELAARGLE encoded by the coding sequence ATGTCGCGGCGCGGTCTGCTCGCTGTCTGTCTCCTCCTGCTCGCTTCCTGCAAACGACCCCCTCCGGCGGACGCCGACGCGGGCACGGATGCGGGAGCGCTCGCGGAAGGCCCCCTGGACGCGGGCCCCCACGCCTCCCTGAAAACTCCGGAGACGCTCCCGGACGACGCGGTGGCGGAGGTGCATCCGCTGGCGGTGTGCGACGCGAAGGGCGGAGCCCCCCTGGACGCGGCCCGCGACTACTACGACGCCGGCCACTACGCGGAGGCGCTCTCCTGTGCCGCGCAGGCCGCCGCGCTGGAGCCGGACCTCGCCGCCGCCCACGCGGAACGGGGCGCCGCGCTGGCCGCGCTCAACCGCGAGCCGGAGGCGCAGCTTGCCTACGCGCGCGCTCTGGCCATCGACCCGGGGGACGCGGACGCGCTCCTGGGCGCCGCGCACCTGTACGCGGTGCAGCTGCCCTCCACGCGCGAGCGGGACGAACTGGGCGCCCTCTACGCCGAGCGCGGCCTGTCCCAGCCCTCCACGCCCCCGGAGCTCGTGCCGTCGCTGGCGCTGGTGGCCGCCATGGCCTTCAACGACCTGGGGCAGGCGGACCAGGCGCTGGACCGCGCTGCCATCGTGCTCGCCCGCGAGCCGGGCAACGCCGAGGCGAAGTACGAGAAGGCCCTGGCCCTCTTCGAGCTGTGCCGCTTCCGCGAGGCGAAGGTGGCCTTCGCCTCACTCCTGAAGGACAAGGACCGCGCGGCGCACGCGCACCAGCACCTGGGCCTGCTCCTGGAGCGCGATGGGCAGTGGGCCAAGGCGGAGGACCACTTCCAGAAGGCCCGCGCGCTGGAGCCCGAGGACTTCCCCCCGCCGCCCCTGCCGTCGCCGGACGAGTTCAAGGCCCAGGTGACGCGCGCGCTGGCGGACCTGCCCGCGGACATGCGCCGCGACCTGGAGGGCGTGCCGGTGGCCACGGAGGAGATTCCCTCCGAGGACGACCTGCTCGCCAACCAGCCGCCCCTGTCGCCCACCATCCTGGGCCTTTTCAGGGGGCCCTCCCTCCAGGAGCCGTGCGACGGCTCGGAGACGCCCTGCCGCTCGGTGGCCCTCTACCGGCGCAACCTGGCCCGCGCGGTGCGCACCCCCGAAGAGCTGCGCGAACAGATTCGCGTGACACTGCTGCATGAAATCGGGCATCTGCGCGGGGAAGACGACGAGGAACTGGCCGCGCGCGGCCTGGAGTGA
- a CDS encoding class I SAM-dependent rRNA methyltransferase — MPSLPTARVSLKGAKTLRRGTPWVYRTELTDAPATDTPGAVVAVVDPQGNPIGQALYARRSPLALRLLTRKGPNEEKVDDAFFIRRLEAALARRAVLPGRDGLRLVHGEADLLPGFFVDRYGQGLTVQTLSEGMDARKEMLARALVERTGASHVVCRDDASGRDFESLPREVRLLHGEGAARFTYHEGDNRFEVDLLGDMKTGAFLDQVDNHLRAGELGRGEALDCFSYHGGFALALAKHCTSVLAVEQDAKAAARIQTNAEANGRANVKVENGNAFDVLRRFDQEGRRFDTIVLDPPGLAKRREGLATALRAYHELNLRALRCLKPDGLLVTCSCSGKLDRQGFESMVLDAAADAKRPVQILERRGAGLDHPVLAGLAETEYLKALYVRAL; from the coding sequence ATGCCTTCCCTTCCCACCGCCCGGGTCAGCCTCAAGGGCGCCAAGACGCTGCGTCGTGGCACCCCCTGGGTGTACCGCACGGAGCTCACCGATGCCCCCGCCACCGACACGCCGGGCGCGGTGGTGGCCGTGGTGGATCCGCAGGGCAACCCCATCGGCCAGGCGCTCTACGCCCGCCGCTCCCCGCTCGCCCTGCGGCTGCTCACGCGCAAGGGGCCGAATGAGGAGAAGGTGGACGACGCCTTCTTCATCCGCCGCCTGGAGGCCGCGCTCGCCCGCCGCGCCGTGCTGCCGGGCCGGGACGGCCTGCGCCTGGTGCACGGCGAGGCGGACCTGCTCCCCGGCTTCTTCGTGGACCGCTACGGCCAGGGCCTCACGGTGCAGACGCTGTCGGAGGGCATGGACGCGCGCAAGGAGATGCTCGCGCGAGCGCTGGTGGAGAGGACGGGCGCGAGCCACGTGGTGTGCCGCGACGACGCCTCCGGCCGCGACTTCGAGAGCCTGCCCCGCGAGGTGCGCCTGCTGCACGGCGAGGGCGCCGCGCGCTTCACCTACCACGAGGGTGACAACCGCTTCGAAGTGGACCTGCTGGGCGACATGAAGACGGGCGCGTTCCTGGACCAGGTGGACAACCACCTGCGCGCGGGCGAGCTGGGCCGGGGCGAAGCGCTGGACTGCTTCAGCTACCACGGCGGCTTCGCGCTCGCGCTCGCGAAGCACTGCACGTCGGTGCTCGCCGTGGAGCAGGACGCGAAGGCCGCTGCGCGCATCCAGACGAACGCGGAGGCCAACGGCCGCGCCAACGTGAAGGTGGAGAACGGCAACGCGTTCGACGTGCTGCGCCGCTTCGACCAGGAGGGCCGCCGCTTCGACACCATCGTCCTGGACCCGCCCGGGCTGGCCAAGCGCCGCGAGGGCCTGGCCACCGCGCTGCGCGCCTACCACGAGCTCAACCTGCGCGCCCTGCGCTGCCTCAAGCCGGACGGCCTGCTGGTGACGTGCTCGTGCTCCGGGAAGCTGGACCGGCAGGGCTTCGAGTCCATGGTCCTGGACGCCGCCGCGGACGCGAAGCGCCCGGTGCAGATTCTGGAGCGGCGGGGCGCCGGGCTGGACCACCCCGTGCTCGCGGGCCTCGCGGAGACGGAGTACCTCAAGGCCCTCTACGTGCGCGCCCTTTAA
- a CDS encoding caib/baif family protein, with protein sequence MEQEKAARLGVSSLGKREFMDQFQKLSKSYAVDPGNPGSYACEGCQRCANCMFCKDCDSCHQCTHCTRCELCTNCSHCVECKNCHACAYCVQSENCSSSAYVVMSKNLQDCNYCFGCVGLSKKDFHILNVGFSRTEYFKVVGRLRKELGIP encoded by the coding sequence ATGGAGCAGGAGAAGGCGGCGCGCCTGGGCGTGTCGTCCCTGGGCAAGCGCGAGTTCATGGACCAGTTCCAGAAGCTGTCCAAGAGCTACGCGGTGGACCCGGGCAACCCCGGCTCCTATGCGTGCGAGGGCTGCCAGCGCTGCGCCAACTGCATGTTCTGCAAGGACTGCGACAGCTGCCACCAGTGCACGCACTGCACGCGGTGCGAGCTGTGCACCAACTGCTCGCACTGCGTGGAGTGCAAGAACTGCCACGCGTGCGCCTACTGCGTGCAGAGCGAGAACTGCTCCAGCAGCGCGTACGTGGTGATGAGCAAGAACCTGCAGGACTGCAACTACTGCTTCGGCTGCGTGGGGCTGTCCAAGAAGGACTTCCACATCCTCAACGTGGGCTTTTCCCGCACCGAGTACTTCAAGGTCGTGGGCCGGCTGCGCAAGGAGCTGGGCATCCCGTAG